One Gopherus evgoodei ecotype Sinaloan lineage chromosome 1, rGopEvg1_v1.p, whole genome shotgun sequence genomic window, TGGTGCCATGTATATGATTATGATGGTGCCGTAATACAGACTCATCACCAGCAGGTGAGAGGCACAGGTGGAAAAAGCCTTCTGCCTCCCAGTAGAGGAGGCAATTTGCAGGATGGCTGAGAGGATAAGAATGTAAGACACAATTATGAAGAGGAAAGGGACCAGGGTTAACAGGGAGCAGCAGACCAGAATGATCATTTCCACCAGAGGGCTTTTTGCGCAGGATAATTTGAGCAGTTCTGCCATGTCACAGAAGAAATTGTTAATTTCTTTTGGGCCACAGAAGTTTAGCTGGGGCACCATCCCCACTACTAAAGCCGAGGCTGAGAAACCAGTTATCCAGGAGGCAGATACCAACAGAAGGCAGACCCTGAAGTTCATCATAACCTTATAGCTGAGTGGGTTGCATATGGCTAAGTAACGGTCATAAGCCATGACTGCAAGGAGGAAGCACTCTATGGAAGCCAAAGCACCACAAAAAAATAACTGTGTGACACAATCCCCGAAGAAGATTGTCCTATCCTCTACCAGGAACCCAGCCAGCAACCTGGGGGAAATGACTGAGGTGCAGCAGGTCTCCAGGaaagacaagttccccaggaagaagtacatgggggtgtgaaggtgctggtCATACACAACTAGCACAACCATGAGGAGGTTCCCAGCCATGGTCAGAATAtagatcactagaaacaccacaaaaagCAGAATCTGAACTTCATTCAGGTTCACAAATCCCAGAAGGATGAACTTGGTGATGGATGTTTCATTCTTCCATTCCATGTCTGCCATGTATTCTCtagaaggaaagacaggaaggAAGAACCAAACCGGAAAGATCTCCTTTCCCCAAATCTACAACTATTCCCTTATTATTCCACCCTTTTTAAGTGTATTCCATGTTTACTTAG contains:
- the LOC115646848 gene encoding olfactory receptor 1020-like — translated: MADMEWKNETSITKFILLGFVNLNEVQILLFVVFLVIYILTMAGNLLMVVLVVYDQHLHTPMYFFLGNLSFLETCCTSVISPRLLAGFLVEDRTIFFGDCVTQLFFCGALASIECFLLAVMAYDRYLAICNPLSYKVMMNFRVCLLLVSASWITGFSASALVVGMVPQLNFCGPKEINNFFCDMAELLKLSCAKSPLVEMIILVCCSLLTLVPFLFIIVSYILILSAILQIASSTGRQKAFSTCASHLLVMSLYYGTIIIIYMAPSADLSPDFHKTLSLMYTVATPMLNPIIYSLRNQEVKGAFRKVMMQNLGMI